A single window of Candidatus Binataceae bacterium DNA harbors:
- a CDS encoding addiction module protein, translating into MKLSTRARARLAQRLIRSLEETRELEAEREWLVEIERRSVELKSGKVKGVPAGKVFKKAREALR; encoded by the coding sequence TTGAAGCTTTCGACGCGCGCTCGAGCGCGCCTTGCTCAACGGTTGATTCGGAGCCTGGAAGAGACCAGAGAGCTGGAAGCCGAACGCGAATGGCTCGTTGAAATAGAGCGCCGCTCAGTCGAGCTGAAGAGCGGCAAAGTCAAGGGCGTTCCAGCGGGGAAGGTGTTCAAGAAAGCGCGCGAAGCGCTTCGGTGA